The genomic interval TTAGTCCATTCAAATATACATCCAGGAAGAAAGTACGTCCTTCGTTACCGTCCAATGTACAAAACTGTTCACCACATTCTGTGTCAGATTTGTGGTCACTATACTGGAGTTTTCTTTCGTCCTGACAGAGGAATTCCTTCCGTATATTTCTGTGTCCATGTTTCAaccaacctctttttttttttatcaagaaTATTTGGTGTCCGAGATCTTTTTCCATAGCAGTGTTTTGAGATTGTTTAACACAAGTGAGTGATGCACCTCCATTTGTGAGGCCAGGCCACTCAGTGTCATGCAGGTGCGTAGTTGCTTGTCCAAGTCATCCATCAAGTCAGATGGTGCCCCAAAAAACAGGAAATCCCTCAGGAGGGCGCACACTTTAGCTAGATTTGGTCGCACCACTTCCGTGTTGCACTGTTTGGCCAAACGGTCACAAGTGGCTGTGCAGTCGCTCCCAAACGTGCAGTCAGTGTTGACTTGGCAAGCTCGTCCTCTCAGGAATGCCCGCACTGTTGCTTCTGGTACCACATTTCCCAGGTCAAGCATCTTGCAGTCATAGTTGGTGCTGTAGCCTACTCGCTGGGGTGTGGCATCACACATGTAGAAAGTGCCATAGGCACCATGGAAGAGTTCTTCGACCATCTCTAGCAGGCCGATCGCAACACGGGCACGGTGTGGCCAAGCCGGAGCCAGCCAGTGGTTCAGGGAGCTGCTTAGAGCTTTGGGCAACAGGGGGTGGAGCCAAGACGGTATGTTCACACTAAAGAGGGTGCTATGGGCCACGTGCTCTGTGGTGTAAAGTTGGCCACAAAACCCCAATAGATGGGGCGCATGCTCTTTATCCTGTAGCACCAGAGTCAAGACGAACTCATTAATGCGCAGCAGAGCCCACACTGACTTCGCTTCAGCTAGAGACACTTTACCATCAGCGTTGACATCAGCCAGTGAGACAATGCGCAAGACAAGTGAGCCAAGAGACAGCTGTTCCCCCAGACTGTTCTACAGAGAGGACAGAAAGAtaaccagacagacagacaaagaaagatgttgaaagagaaaatgaacaaTGTTTTTCAGTTGGGTGTTGCAAACTTACGCATACAACCGTAAcgctttacattttacattttcagactATTCACTTTTCTTGGCTAGTTACTGTACATGCAGCATTATCCTTCATGcaaataaagataaagaaaaacaaaaagataaatGATAGGAACTCTGGTTAgaaatcgggggggggggggggggatagtaGATATTCTAGACAACAAGAAGTAGATGGAAACCTCAGTTTTgtgtaaaaatacataaataaataaataaatcagtggaCAGAAGTACCTTGAGAAAATCGTGCAGCATCTCTCGGAATTCATCCATGGACGTGCCCCGGGTGGGTTTATCATACAGACTGGCATCACGCTGAGCATCATGCAATCCACACTTTACTACCACAGCTTTCTCTTTCCACATGGCACTGTatacctgcaacacacacacacacacacacacgtcttactATCCTCGTAAGGATTGTCAATTATCCATGATATGCCACATCTAACACTAATCTTAAGAAGTTGAAGGgcctgtatgagtgtgtgtggtatgaGATTATGTGACTTTGGTCTTTGTCCAATCAGCTGAGCAGTTTTACTCTTTACATGTTCAA from Ictalurus furcatus strain D&B chromosome 18, Billie_1.0, whole genome shotgun sequence carries:
- the dipk1b gene encoding divergent protein kinase domain 1B; translation: MAVRGHERLAKMPRALRRLVHLVLLCPLSKGLQSRLPAVKVKYLMVAWLGVLVASWVVYMQYSSYSELCRGHVCTMLICEHYHKGVISGSVCKSLCEEKTLTLQRCLSTSPTHQVYSAMWKEKAVVVKCGLHDAQRDASLYDKPTRGTSMDEFREMLHDFLKNSLGEQLSLGSLVLRIVSLADVNADGKVSLAEAKSVWALLRINEFVLTLVLQDKEHAPHLLGFCGQLYTTEHVAHSTLFSVNIPSWLHPLLPKALSSSLNHWLAPAWPHRARVAIGLLEMVEELFHGAYGTFYMCDATPQRVGYSTNYDCKMLDLGNVVPEATVRAFLRGRACQVNTDCTFGSDCTATCDRLAKQCNTEVVRPNLAKVCALLRDFLFFGAPSDLMDDLDKQLRTCMTLSGLASQMEVHHSLVLNNLKTLLWKKISDTKYS